The Acidianus manzaensis genome has a window encoding:
- a CDS encoding N-acetyl-lysine deacetylase produces MLPEKEYLLQKAKNYLLDLASIYTPSGEEGKALSFFEKASKELNLELEVTKSNSFLLGDKNAKILLASHIDTVQPFVPPKEEKDSIYGRGVVDAKGPLIAMLLATWITKEDCKVMFAALSDEENKSAGARELVNSGKKFDSIIIGEPTSTKNIVVEYRGVIHLDIECEYQPQHSSSAQNNPIIDISKKILQLSVLPTSYDKPSIVPTIIKAGQVINVTPSNVYLHFDIRYPYNYDINSILSNINNEFNECKIKVVESVPPVKVSANDPTVKSLYRALLLQGIKPSLVRKAGTSDMNILKDITKSIATYGPGDSRLEHTLNEKITLEEIFIGISTYTKAIEEICSRQY; encoded by the coding sequence ATGCTACCAGAAAAGGAATATCTCTTACAGAAAGCAAAAAACTATCTTCTTGATTTAGCATCAATTTATACTCCTTCGGGAGAAGAAGGAAAGGCTTTAAGTTTTTTCGAAAAAGCATCTAAAGAATTAAATCTAGAATTGGAAGTCACAAAATCAAATTCATTTTTACTTGGAGATAAAAACGCTAAAATACTTTTAGCATCGCATATAGATACAGTACAACCTTTTGTTCCTCCAAAGGAAGAAAAGGATTCGATTTATGGCAGAGGCGTAGTTGATGCTAAGGGTCCACTTATTGCAATGCTATTAGCTACGTGGATTACTAAAGAAGATTGCAAAGTAATGTTTGCTGCATTGTCTGATGAAGAAAATAAAAGTGCCGGAGCAAGAGAATTAGTTAATTCTGGTAAAAAATTTGACAGTATAATTATAGGAGAGCCTACAAGTACTAAGAATATAGTTGTTGAATATAGAGGTGTAATTCATTTAGATATAGAATGTGAGTATCAACCTCAACATTCATCTTCAGCTCAAAACAATCCCATTATTGATATTTCTAAAAAAATTCTTCAGCTATCAGTATTACCAACATCTTATGACAAACCTTCTATTGTGCCTACAATTATAAAAGCTGGCCAAGTCATTAATGTTACGCCATCTAACGTATATCTACATTTCGATATAAGATATCCATATAATTATGATATAAATTCTATATTATCAAATATAAATAATGAATTTAACGAATGCAAAATAAAAGTAGTAGAAAGTGTTCCTCCAGTTAAAGTTTCTGCTAATGATCCTACAGTAAAATCATTATATAGAGCCTTATTACTTCAAGGAATAAAACCATCTTTAGTGAGAAAAGCAGGTACTAGTGACATGAATATATTAAAAGATATAACAAAAAGCATTGCAACTTATGGACCGGGAGATTCTAGATTAGAACACACTTTGAACGAAAAAATAACTCTGGAAGAAATATTTATAGGAATCAGTACTTATACAAAAGCTATAGAAGAAATATGCTCAAGACAGTACTAA
- a CDS encoding 30S ribosomal protein S8e, translating to MGVYQGNDFKKISGGLKGSYKDKRKFEMGEAPSETKLHSEDIKEKVRTLGGNIKIKLKYAAYANLLNPSDNTYKKVKILEVLEVPANREYARRGIIVKGAKIRTEAGEAIVTSRPGQDGIINAILIQK from the coding sequence ATGGGAGTTTACCAAGGCAACGATTTTAAGAAGATAAGTGGAGGATTAAAAGGTTCATACAAGGATAAAAGAAAGTTTGAAATGGGAGAAGCTCCGTCAGAAACAAAATTACATTCAGAAGATATTAAAGAGAAAGTAAGAACACTAGGTGGAAATATAAAAATAAAATTAAAATATGCAGCGTATGCTAACTTGTTAAATCCATCAGATAATACATATAAGAAAGTAAAGATTCTCGAAGTATTAGAAGTTCCAGCTAATAGAGAATATGCAAGAAGAGGTATAATAGTAAAAGGGGCAAAAATAAGGACAGAAGCGGGAGAAGCAATAGTCACATCTAGACCTGGACAAGATGGAATTATAAATGCAATACTGATACAGAAATGA
- a CDS encoding putative integrase, giving the protein MTQKQKTYTFGDIIIREVKSRYYVYLSRASSTDGKEHYIGPLDDVFKNYEKLKLGGWGVSPTSTVGPLGFEPRITTV; this is encoded by the coding sequence ATGACGCAAAAACAAAAGACTTATACGTTTGGTGATATAATCATTCGTGAAGTTAAAAGTCGGTATTATGTCTATTTATCGAGGGCGTCGAGTACTGACGGAAAGGAACATTACATCGGTCCTTTAGACGACGTCTTTAAAAATTACGAAAAATTGAAATTGGGGGGGTGGGGGGTATCCCCCACATCCACAGTGGGCCCGCTGGGATTTGAACCCAGGATTACTACCGTGTGA
- the cedB gene encoding DNA import protein CedB: MEDKDNYAAIFMVVLTIILAVIFRNLLFLLLLLPIGFVLYRNKFIDINQIQKIIKFLNTKNSTQAIKIEDGYIEKSNEFIAVLLVYDIPVDYRDLSEEGLKTSITSFYKILQIGSQIDILFKKKYVNVNNYRDMLLNRSQNLRVVIDSDPSNARAKRELEIINFLLDRLSEGEYPFKYEIYLFIHGDNKDKVIQSAEVISRGLEGLNIKSRLANRKEIENAIFFNPSKANKVTIPSQVPFLTPFSIDKLPSLEIRSDGILLGKDMIHKTSVFWNIDTVENPHMLIIGPTGAGKTEFLVNIAINFSILKDIPLVLFDTKGDIKERLRKKNLEFKVLNPLFHGISLLNNDRLPIQIKAMQIEKILTNSFDLSKLESSIFFKIVYDSLEEYSKGKLDQLNWDIIENKLKNQVDYSTYLLISKIIRLLRSIDFGSEISSLLMNGLNVIDLTLVKSETLRKLIIYSIILDIYNKYSSSVDNGIKIVLVLDEAWSIIKSEKNDYPIVADLIKRGRGHGIAILMATQNIEDLGNEENIYLDNVGLLVAMNNGDKNFWNNVIKRFVNIDDKEVKDFLSFLGRGEALVRFIGDPRPIIVELSRLN, encoded by the coding sequence ATGGAAGACAAAGATAATTATGCAGCTATATTTATGGTAGTTCTCACGATAATTCTAGCTGTAATATTTAGAAATTTATTATTTTTACTTTTGCTATTGCCTATAGGTTTTGTATTGTATAGAAATAAATTTATTGATATAAATCAAATACAAAAAATAATAAAGTTTTTAAATACTAAAAACTCTACTCAAGCTATTAAAATAGAAGACGGTTACATAGAAAAATCAAACGAATTTATTGCTGTTTTGCTAGTTTATGATATTCCAGTAGATTATAGAGATTTAAGTGAAGAGGGTCTAAAAACATCTATAACATCATTTTATAAAATATTACAGATAGGATCGCAGATAGATATATTATTCAAGAAAAAATATGTTAATGTAAATAATTATAGAGATATGTTATTAAATAGATCCCAAAATCTAAGAGTAGTTATAGATTCTGATCCTTCTAATGCTAGAGCTAAAAGAGAGTTAGAAATAATAAATTTCTTATTAGATAGATTATCTGAAGGAGAATATCCGTTCAAATACGAAATATACTTATTTATTCATGGAGATAATAAAGATAAAGTAATTCAATCTGCTGAAGTTATAAGTAGAGGTTTAGAAGGTTTAAATATAAAGTCAAGATTGGCTAATAGAAAAGAAATAGAAAATGCTATATTTTTTAATCCTTCTAAGGCAAATAAAGTTACAATTCCTTCTCAAGTCCCTTTTTTAACTCCTTTTTCTATAGATAAGTTACCTTCCTTAGAGATAAGAAGTGATGGGATATTATTAGGTAAAGATATGATACATAAAACTTCAGTATTTTGGAATATAGATACAGTTGAAAATCCTCATATGTTAATTATAGGTCCTACTGGTGCAGGAAAAACGGAATTTTTAGTTAATATTGCAATAAATTTCTCTATATTAAAAGATATTCCTTTAGTGTTATTTGATACTAAAGGTGATATAAAGGAAAGATTAAGGAAGAAGAACCTGGAATTTAAAGTTTTAAATCCGTTATTCCATGGAATATCTCTACTGAATAATGATAGATTGCCTATACAGATTAAGGCTATGCAGATAGAAAAAATACTGACAAATTCATTTGATCTTAGCAAATTGGAGAGCTCAATATTTTTTAAAATAGTTTATGACTCATTAGAGGAGTATTCTAAAGGGAAACTTGATCAATTAAATTGGGATATCATAGAAAATAAATTGAAAAATCAAGTTGATTATTCAACTTATCTTCTAATATCTAAAATTATAAGATTACTAAGATCAATTGATTTTGGATCAGAAATATCTAGTTTATTAATGAATGGTTTAAATGTTATAGATCTAACTCTAGTTAAGAGTGAAACATTAAGAAAATTAATAATATATTCCATTATTCTTGACATATACAATAAATATTCTTCATCTGTAGATAACGGCATCAAAATAGTTTTGGTTTTAGATGAAGCATGGAGTATAATAAAAAGTGAAAAAAATGATTATCCAATAGTTGCAGATTTAATAAAGAGAGGTAGAGGTCATGGAATAGCAATACTAATGGCGACTCAAAATATTGAAGATCTAGGTAATGAGGAAAATATATACTTAGATAACGTTGGTTTGCTTGTTGCAATGAATAATGGAGATAAAAATTTCTGGAATAATGTGATTAAAAGATTTGTAAATATAGATGATAAAGAAGTTAAAGATTTCCTTTCATTTTTAGGTAGGGGTGAAGCTTTAGTGCGTTTCATAGGAGATCCAAGGCCTATTATAGTAGAGTTGTCTAGATTAAACTGA
- a CDS encoding [LysW]-aminoadipate/[LysW]-glutamate kinase: MIVVKAGGRVIKNALQNVISSILQYQGKLFFVHGGGDIVSDYSKKMGIEPVFVTSPEGIKSRYTSKEELDVYVMVMNFISKTIVNSLVKNGKYALSISGVDYASVKAERKKRIMIIDERGKKRIIDGGYTGRITQVNSEFLIKMLDFIDYIVISPIAVDINEGTMLNVDGDQMAFNIAKATKADALILLTDVKGVIYNDSVVSKLTSEEAKELSKKVGAGMNRKLLMAASAIESGVRKVVIASGLDSDSINNALKGYGTVISNE, encoded by the coding sequence ATGATTGTAGTAAAAGCTGGTGGAAGAGTAATAAAGAATGCACTACAGAATGTTATATCTAGCATTTTACAATATCAAGGTAAATTATTTTTTGTTCATGGAGGTGGGGATATAGTTAGTGATTATTCTAAGAAAATGGGTATAGAGCCAGTTTTTGTTACGTCTCCAGAAGGGATAAAAAGTAGGTATACTAGCAAAGAAGAGTTAGATGTATATGTTATGGTCATGAATTTTATTAGCAAAACTATTGTGAATAGCCTAGTTAAAAATGGGAAATATGCCTTAAGTATATCTGGAGTCGATTATGCTTCAGTGAAAGCAGAAAGAAAAAAGAGAATAATGATTATAGATGAAAGAGGGAAGAAAAGAATAATAGATGGTGGATATACTGGAAGAATAACTCAAGTTAATTCTGAATTTTTAATAAAGATGTTAGATTTTATCGATTATATAGTTATTTCTCCTATTGCGGTAGATATTAATGAAGGAACAATGCTAAATGTTGATGGAGATCAGATGGCATTTAATATAGCTAAGGCTACTAAGGCAGATGCATTAATACTACTAACTGATGTAAAAGGTGTAATATATAACGATTCAGTTGTTTCTAAATTAACTTCAGAGGAAGCTAAAGAATTATCAAAAAAAGTAGGAGCTGGAATGAATAGAAAACTATTAATGGCAGCAAGTGCTATAGAATCTGGAGTCAGAAAAGTAGTAATAGCCTCTGGACTTGATTCTGACTCTATTAATAATGCATTAAAAGGTTATGGAACGGTGATATCTAATGAGTAG
- the argC gene encoding N-acetyl-gamma-glutamyl-phosphate reductase has product MVKIAVIGGSGYTGGELLRLLVMHPKAELTMITSREYAGKPISLVHPNLKGILNTNFTQFSLDKIGDKAETVFLALPHTVSLNYVPKLLEIGLQVIDLSADFRLKDPSVYKKWYGIEHPYPDLLEKSVYGLPELHYDDLKGAKLVASPGCNATATILALAPAIAGKFTDDLRFVSDVKVSSSEGGMKPTEGSHHPERQNAIRPYEAEGHRHAAEAEQELSRIANSSVKVSIVPHAISSVRGALASAHMWTNTDYSDMDIWKKIAEYYRGKKFVRIIRGNIHPYPDPKYVIGSNFADIGFAQEKRIMRLTMFSAIDNLVKGAAGQAIQNFNISKGFPEDEGLKIAPLRPA; this is encoded by the coding sequence ATGGTTAAAATAGCAGTAATAGGCGGTTCGGGTTATACAGGAGGAGAATTACTAAGATTACTAGTAATGCATCCAAAGGCAGAATTAACCATGATAACATCTAGGGAATATGCAGGGAAACCAATATCACTTGTTCATCCAAACCTTAAAGGTATATTAAATACTAACTTTACACAGTTCTCATTAGATAAAATAGGCGATAAAGCAGAAACAGTATTTTTAGCATTGCCACATACGGTATCATTAAATTATGTTCCAAAATTGCTTGAAATAGGATTACAGGTAATAGATTTAAGTGCAGATTTTAGGTTAAAAGATCCTTCAGTATATAAAAAATGGTATGGCATTGAACATCCATATCCAGATTTACTAGAAAAATCAGTATATGGATTACCAGAATTGCATTATGATGATCTTAAAGGTGCAAAATTGGTTGCATCGCCAGGTTGTAATGCAACTGCCACTATATTAGCCTTAGCTCCAGCAATAGCAGGAAAGTTTACAGACGATTTAAGATTTGTAAGTGACGTTAAAGTCTCAAGTAGTGAAGGAGGAATGAAACCTACTGAAGGAAGTCATCATCCAGAAAGGCAAAACGCAATAAGACCTTATGAAGCCGAAGGACATAGACATGCTGCAGAGGCAGAACAAGAATTAAGTAGAATAGCTAATTCATCAGTGAAAGTAAGTATTGTACCTCATGCTATAAGCAGTGTAAGAGGGGCACTTGCTTCAGCGCATATGTGGACAAATACTGATTATAGTGATATGGATATATGGAAAAAAATTGCAGAATATTATCGTGGTAAAAAGTTTGTCAGAATTATAAGGGGCAACATACATCCATATCCTGATCCAAAGTATGTTATAGGAAGCAATTTTGCAGACATAGGTTTTGCGCAAGAGAAAAGAATAATGAGATTAACTATGTTTTCAGCGATAGATAATCTAGTAAAAGGAGCAGCAGGACAAGCGATACAGAACTTTAATATATCTAAGGGATTTCCAGAAGATGAAGGTTTGAAAATTGCACCATTGAGGCCGGCATAA
- the uppS gene encoding polyprenyl diphosphate synthase yields MLKTVLKPVYQIYERWLWYQIKNGPIPKHVGIIPDGNRRWARHRNSSVHEAYLQGYKKLKEVLIWLAELGVKDVTVFALSTENCDKRSSVELNTIFKYIKKGIDELITDEYIYKYKVKVRTIGKIEKLPDDLKLSIDRVIEKSSAFKDRSLTLAICYGGRQEILDAVEKLLLEYKKGELKNIMLDEDSFKKYFYDEEVSDIDLVIRTSGEMRISNFLLWHLAYSELFFCEAYWPEFRKIDLWRAIRSYQRRKRNFGA; encoded by the coding sequence ATGCTCAAGACAGTACTAAAACCAGTATATCAAATTTACGAAAGATGGCTTTGGTATCAAATAAAGAATGGCCCAATTCCAAAGCATGTAGGCATAATACCAGATGGAAACAGAAGATGGGCTAGACACAGGAATTCCAGTGTTCATGAGGCATATCTTCAAGGATATAAAAAACTTAAAGAAGTACTAATTTGGTTAGCTGAGTTAGGAGTAAAAGACGTAACTGTTTTCGCATTATCTACAGAAAATTGTGATAAAAGATCTTCAGTGGAGTTAAATACTATTTTCAAATATATAAAGAAAGGAATAGACGAATTAATAACTGATGAATACATATATAAATACAAAGTAAAAGTTAGAACTATAGGAAAAATAGAAAAATTACCTGATGATCTAAAATTATCAATAGATAGAGTGATAGAAAAATCATCAGCATTTAAGGATAGAAGTTTAACTTTAGCTATATGCTATGGAGGAAGACAAGAAATACTTGATGCAGTAGAAAAACTACTTTTAGAATATAAAAAGGGAGAACTAAAAAATATAATGTTAGATGAGGATAGCTTTAAAAAATATTTTTATGATGAAGAAGTAAGTGATATAGATTTAGTAATAAGAACATCAGGTGAGATGAGAATAAGTAATTTTCTACTTTGGCATTTAGCATATTCAGAGCTATTCTTCTGTGAAGCATATTGGCCTGAATTTAGGAAAATAGATCTTTGGAGAGCAATAAGGTCCTATCAAAGAAGAAAAAGAAACTTTGGAGCTTAA
- the lysX gene encoding lysine biosynthesis protein LysX, with translation MILGVTYDLLRWEEKNLIQEANKLGHKVVPIYTKDFYYISSEDFQIQGLDVVLQRNTSHQRALSTSAIFEGLGYKVVNDSRTLVNCENKLITTMLLSSHDIPIPKTGFAFSKEKSIELANKLGYPSVIKPIEGSWGRMVAKVTDEDTLRSFMEYQDFTTLSAKYIYYIQEFVKKPDRDIRIFVIGDEAPVGIYRVNSKNWRTNTALGAIAEPLKIDEELQDLALKVKDIIGGFFLGIDVFEDPERGYLVDEVNGVPEYKNTVRVNQFNVSSYLIKKIEEWIRK, from the coding sequence GTGATCCTAGGAGTAACATATGACCTCCTCAGATGGGAAGAAAAAAACTTAATTCAAGAAGCAAATAAATTAGGACATAAAGTAGTACCAATATATACTAAAGATTTTTATTATATATCATCTGAAGATTTTCAAATTCAAGGATTAGATGTAGTATTACAACGTAATACATCTCATCAAAGAGCATTATCAACTTCAGCAATATTTGAAGGATTAGGGTATAAAGTAGTGAATGACTCTAGAACATTAGTAAATTGCGAAAATAAATTAATAACGACAATGTTGCTATCAAGTCATGATATACCAATACCTAAGACTGGGTTTGCTTTTTCAAAAGAAAAAAGCATAGAATTAGCAAACAAATTAGGATATCCATCTGTAATAAAACCGATAGAAGGAAGCTGGGGCAGAATGGTAGCAAAAGTTACTGATGAAGATACTTTAAGAAGTTTTATGGAATATCAAGATTTTACAACACTGTCAGCAAAATATATTTATTATATTCAAGAATTTGTTAAAAAACCGGATAGAGATATTAGAATATTCGTAATAGGAGATGAAGCTCCAGTAGGAATATATAGAGTAAACAGTAAAAACTGGAGAACAAATACAGCACTAGGAGCAATAGCTGAACCATTAAAAATTGATGAAGAATTACAAGATTTGGCATTAAAAGTTAAAGATATAATAGGGGGATTTTTCTTAGGTATCGACGTTTTTGAAGATCCTGAAAGAGGATATTTAGTAGATGAAGTAAATGGAGTACCAGAATATAAAAACACTGTAAGAGTAAACCAATTTAATGTTTCATCTTATCTTATTAAGAAGATTGAAGAGTGGATTAGAAAATGA
- the lysM gene encoding HTH-type transcriptional regulator LysM — protein sequence MSSKIDSNDLKILETLKRNARTPYTLIAKDLKISEAAVRKRIEKLIRLGVIKRFTIDYELENEIKAIVMIKSTPQISTPEISKKIVKIQGIETVFETTGDYDIIAVVRGINISEINKTIDEIRSVQGVVGTTSTIILRTWY from the coding sequence ATGAGTAGTAAAATAGACTCAAATGATTTAAAAATTTTAGAAACATTAAAAAGAAATGCTAGGACTCCATATACGTTAATAGCAAAAGATTTGAAAATCAGCGAGGCCGCTGTAAGGAAAAGAATAGAAAAACTAATCAGATTAGGCGTAATTAAAAGATTTACAATAGATTATGAGTTAGAAAATGAAATAAAAGCTATAGTTATGATTAAATCTACTCCACAGATTTCAACACCAGAAATTTCTAAGAAAATAGTTAAGATTCAAGGAATAGAAACTGTTTTTGAAACTACTGGAGATTACGATATTATAGCAGTAGTTAGAGGAATTAATATCTCAGAAATTAATAAAACAATTGATGAAATCAGAAGTGTTCAGGGCGTAGTAGGTACAACAAGTACTATAATTCTTAGAACATGGTATTAA
- the lysW/argW gene encoding alpha-aminoadipate/glutamate carrier protein LysW, producing MVTLKCPVCGGQVTVEDDALPGEIIEHDCGAQLEVYNDNGRLAVRLAEQVGEDWGE from the coding sequence ATGGTAACCTTAAAATGTCCTGTATGTGGAGGCCAAGTTACAGTAGAAGACGATGCATTACCAGGAGAAATAATAGAGCATGACTGTGGAGCACAATTAGAAGTATATAATGATAATGGAAGACTAGCGGTAAGACTAGCAGAACAAGTTGGTGAGGACTGGGGAGAGTGA
- the hxlB gene encoding 6-phospho-3-hexuloisomerase translates to MYDLADFVIRAAQVIKPEQVKKMVDTLEDFYRNNRNGKVLVMGAGRSGLVGRSFAMRLLHLGYNSYVLGETITPAIGKGDLAIAISGSGRTKLILTAAEAAKETKAKLIAITSYADSPIGKIADVVVEVPGRTKYTQFEDYFARQILGITEPLAPLGTLFEDTTQIFLDGIVAELMIRLSKSEEDLRQIHANIEL, encoded by the coding sequence ATGTATGACTTAGCTGATTTTGTAATTAGGGCAGCTCAAGTTATAAAGCCTGAGCAAGTAAAAAAAATGGTAGATACTTTAGAAGATTTTTATAGAAATAATAGAAATGGAAAAGTTTTAGTTATGGGTGCTGGAAGAAGTGGATTAGTTGGAAGAAGTTTTGCAATGAGATTGCTTCATTTGGGTTATAATTCTTATGTATTAGGTGAAACTATTACTCCAGCTATAGGAAAAGGAGACTTAGCAATAGCTATTTCTGGTTCAGGTAGAACTAAGTTAATATTAACTGCCGCTGAAGCAGCTAAAGAGACTAAAGCTAAATTAATAGCAATAACAAGTTATGCAGATAGTCCGATAGGTAAAATAGCTGACGTAGTTGTGGAGGTTCCTGGAAGGACAAAATATACGCAGTTTGAAGACTACTTTGCTAGGCAAATTTTAGGTATTACTGAACCTTTAGCGCCTTTAGGCACGTTATTTGAGGATACTACACAGATTTTCTTAGATGGTATAGTTGCAGAACTGATGATAAGATTAAGTAAATCAGAAGAAGATTTAAGGCAAATTCATGCTAATATAGAATTATAG
- the lysJ gene encoding [LysW]-aminoadipate semialdehyde/glutamate semialdehyde transaminase, with amino-acid sequence MKLIEFYKGRGINIVKGENQYVWDDKGRKYLDLHAGHGVAFLGHRNKIVMEYLQKQMSEIITLTTAFDTPIRQEMLKELDTVKPEGLDNVFLLNSGSEAVELTLKIARKITGKKKIIAFKNSFHGRTSGSLSVTWNKRYREPFEPLLGPIEFLDFNNIEELNKIDEDTAAVIVEPIQGEGGVIPAHQDFMKALREVTQEKNILLIVDEVQTGFGRTGKIWAHQHFGIKADLMTAGKAIGGGFPVSATFMPDWIAEKLEEGDHGTTYGGNPFAAAAVTGAIKALKADNVTEQARIKGEIFMKMLNEALSDFKIVREVRGMGLMIGVDLRLNPGLAIKTLQDEGILSLKAGVSTIRFLSPYMITQQDMEETVNATRKGISLTESKKLSS; translated from the coding sequence ATGAAACTAATAGAATTCTATAAAGGAAGAGGAATAAACATAGTAAAAGGAGAAAACCAATACGTATGGGACGATAAAGGAAGAAAATACTTAGACTTACACGCAGGTCATGGAGTTGCATTCTTAGGGCATAGAAACAAAATAGTAATGGAATATTTGCAAAAACAAATGTCAGAAATAATTACGCTCACTACTGCCTTTGATACTCCAATAAGACAAGAAATGCTAAAAGAATTAGATACAGTAAAACCAGAAGGATTAGATAATGTATTTCTACTAAATTCAGGTAGTGAAGCAGTAGAATTGACATTAAAAATAGCAAGAAAAATAACAGGAAAAAAGAAAATTATAGCATTTAAAAATTCCTTTCATGGAAGGACATCAGGATCATTATCAGTAACCTGGAATAAAAGATATAGAGAACCATTCGAGCCATTATTAGGTCCAATAGAATTTCTAGATTTTAACAACATAGAAGAATTAAATAAAATAGATGAAGATACCGCAGCAGTAATTGTCGAGCCTATACAAGGCGAAGGAGGTGTCATTCCAGCTCATCAAGATTTTATGAAAGCCCTAAGAGAAGTTACGCAAGAAAAAAACATACTATTAATAGTTGATGAAGTACAAACAGGATTTGGAAGAACAGGAAAAATTTGGGCTCATCAACATTTTGGAATAAAAGCAGATCTTATGACTGCAGGAAAAGCTATAGGCGGAGGATTTCCAGTAAGTGCTACCTTTATGCCAGATTGGATTGCAGAAAAACTAGAAGAAGGAGACCATGGAACTACATATGGAGGAAATCCATTTGCAGCTGCTGCAGTAACTGGAGCTATAAAAGCATTAAAAGCAGATAACGTAACAGAACAAGCTAGAATAAAAGGTGAGATATTTATGAAAATGCTTAATGAAGCATTATCAGATTTCAAAATAGTCAGAGAAGTAAGAGGTATGGGGCTAATGATCGGAGTAGACTTAAGATTAAATCCAGGATTAGCTATAAAAACATTACAAGATGAAGGTATATTATCGTTAAAAGCAGGAGTATCTACAATTAGATTTTTGTCACCATACATGATCACACAACAAGACATGGAGGAAACAGTAAATGCTACCAGAAAAGGAATATCTCTTACAGAAAGCAAAAAACTATCTTCTTGA
- a CDS encoding CBS domain-containing protein, protein MIVKTLEITKPPIISIEDNLLTAFKKINERGIGRVIIANNKIEGILSTRDLLYVFLGFCPNGCTQGDLFKLGNSLASNYMTPNPVVVYEKDDILEAITLMVTRNFGALPVVDEIGKPTGIVTEREMLLQFQDLEPLFPVGMFMTKRVTTITSDISLEQATRQMLRRGFRRLPVIDEDGKVIGIITAADSIKNAAKCVEKMDPDYFFSKKVKDAMKNLVVTIEEDRAINEAAAMLIDKNIGSLLILDDSGKPKGIITERDLLLALHYQLHLPYVYGLKSQT, encoded by the coding sequence ATGATAGTAAAAACTTTAGAGATAACTAAACCACCTATAATATCTATAGAAGATAATTTGTTAACAGCTTTTAAGAAAATTAATGAAAGAGGAATAGGAAGAGTAATTATCGCCAACAATAAAATTGAAGGAATATTATCGACTAGAGATCTTCTTTATGTATTCTTAGGATTTTGTCCTAATGGTTGTACTCAAGGTGATTTGTTTAAACTAGGTAATTCTTTAGCTTCAAATTATATGACCCCTAATCCTGTCGTAGTTTATGAAAAAGATGATATTTTAGAGGCAATTACTCTTATGGTCACACGTAACTTCGGTGCATTACCAGTAGTAGATGAGATAGGTAAACCTACTGGAATAGTTACTGAAAGAGAGATGCTACTTCAATTTCAGGACTTAGAACCTCTTTTTCCAGTCGGTATGTTTATGACTAAGAGAGTAACGACAATCACTTCTGATATTTCATTAGAGCAAGCTACGAGACAAATGTTACGTAGAGGTTTTAGGAGGCTACCAGTAATTGATGAAGACGGAAAAGTAATTGGTATTATAACTGCAGCAGATTCAATTAAAAATGCTGCTAAATGTGTTGAAAAAATGGATCCTGATTATTTCTTTAGCAAAAAAGTAAAAGATGCAATGAAAAATCTAGTAGTTACTATAGAAGAAGATAGAGCTATAAATGAAGCTGCTGCTATGTTAATAGATAAGAATATAGGCTCATTACTTATTCTTGATGATTCTGGAAAGCCGAAAGGGATAATAACAGAGAGGGATTTGCTTTTGGCATTACATTATCAATTGCATTTACCTTATGTATATGGGTTAAAATCTCAGACTTGA